In Lasioglossum baleicum chromosome 1, iyLasBale1, whole genome shotgun sequence, the genomic window caagtcccgcttcgaaacattttcatatcttgtctgaaattggtattcctccgatcggaggtcccccaggggctcactcacggatggtgccgtgagtgagtacggggtgtcgcgtccccggggtacccgaatcgcctataggccgcacccgtgtgcggggtttgtttggctctcgtgagctggtattaggttggctctcgtgagctggttagattcgcactcgtgtgcggggtttgtttggctctcgtgagctggtattaggttggctctcgtgagctggttagattcgcactcgtgtgcggggtttgtttggctctcgtgagctggtattaggttggctctcgtgagctggttagattcgcactcgtgtgcggggtttgtttggctctcgtgagctggtattaggttggctctcgtgagctggttagattcgcactcgtgtgcggggtttgtttggctctcgtgagcgggtattaggtttgcactcgtgtgcagggttatgtattgttatgtctaactatattattagtctgtttcagctagaatacaccaagaagaagtcataccaagaagaagacacaccaagaagaggacacaccaagaagaggatacaccaagaagaggacacaacaagaagaggacgtaccacgaagttgtagttttattcgccgagggaggtcccccaggggctcactcacggccgcatccgtgagtgagtacggggagtcgcgtccccggggtacccgaatcgccgataggccgcacccgagtaagtcgagtaattattgtcttaaattcacgttactcgttttcttgattccgacacagccttctgctgtgtcggaccttgcttgtatgtaccagaccgattggagccggtattcggcgtcgatacattgagaggggtggttcattgagacctgttcactcgtattgccattctccctgttcgtaatcctacccacgttacctcaatgctttgcgttgcctggtggcaggtagttggcagagaaattctctgttcgtcatcctacccacgtcatctcaatggattgcgttgcctggtggcaggtagttggcagagagatggtgttacgtttgaacacttctcactgtccattcctcttggtgaggacacgtcaggtatcggctctgaccggagctgcactgcaagcattgtacgcgccgcgtcaccttcaaaccagagccttctgctctggttcgctcttattttttactttgaaagaatcagagccttctgcctgattcgccttcgatcccccccccccctgaatcggagacttcttctccgattcacaccttttgctccgcgataattgctcgacttgcgtgcgtaatttagtataattccatcgacctgcgtgcgttagttattaagattgtatatcgtcgttttaaatatgtcgagtaattattgccttaaattcactttgctcgtttgcttgattccgacacagcagaaggctgtgtcggaccttgcttgtatgtaccagaccgattggagccggtattcggcgtcgatacattgagaggggtggttcattgagacctgttcactcgtattgccattctctctgttcgtaatcctacccacgttacctcaatgctttgcgttgcctggtggcaggtagttggcagagaaattctctgttcgtcatcctacccacgtcatctcaatgcattgcgttgcctggtggcaggtagttggcagagagatggtgttacgtttgaacacttctcactgtccattgctcttggtgaggacacgtcgggtatcggctctgaccggagctgcactgcaagcattgtacgcgccgcgtcaccttcgaaccagagccttctgctctggttcgctcttgtttctcactttgaaagaatcagagccttctgcctgatttgtctttaatcccccgtggatcggagacttcttctccgattcacaccttttgctccgcgataattgctcgacttgcgtgcgtaatttagtataagtgcgtcgctgtaagaaagggagccagaaggaatattgcattcgttctgactcctttccgggtctcttgtgcagcaacctcctcgtggtgagacctgggcaatcggtattatcctttatttgtaagaacttttagtgtcttatgaataaaggataatatcgagctaatagctgcacatttaataaatatgttgatttttcaataaattctattcctatacctattgtgtttcacaacattttgcaattttaccttccttcagatcaaaatatatgtattatccaagctgatttgccccgggcgtgaacaatgtcatatatcgtctggttctatttaggtaaagagacgagatagtatttcgtcggtgatagtattataaggcaattacagaatgggtaatgtgagcattctatactatatcattcttcttctaatacttgacgtggtagaacttttagcgatgtggtatttcagatcactgtaagttccacgttatccccgcgcccggtcCCGCCCGCTTACTGAttccgctgaatagcacaggggcgtCGGTGATTTGCTCCTTCATTCGTGAATTTGTTGATGAGGTAGTTTTCTTGAAACACGAAACTCCAAAGGGAGTTCAATCAATATACTCTCTGGTTCAATCTTACTCTTATACTTCGTTCGTAGTTTTACGTTCcgcccatagacatatagagatagactgcgcggcctgtacgaagcgctgaagcccacaatggcggcaaaaaacaaaaataaaacatcaataaatacatcaattagaaagagagcgctatggaccccggctaatgctctctctctcactctttgtaccgcgcgccgccattgtgggcttcaactcgcccataagacggcgcagtctatctctatatgtctatggttccGCCAGATTATATGTGTTTATGTAAATATGTTATATCACATTACAGTGTCACTGTCACACAGTGTAGAATGTGAGGTTAAGTTACTAACAGTTTAGACCAGTTTAGACCGATGCATCGCTATGTCATCCATGTCAGAGCCTATTTATGCGGAGGATAGTACAATTACAAAATTGGCACCGTCACTGCAGCAAATATTGAAGGATTTGAAAGGGAATGCCACACACCATGATTATTTAGTTGCTTTGCTGATAGTACTTTCAGCAGAGTGTGGATTTCGAGTGTCAACATCCGACACACATGATTCACAATGGTAAGCGTTGGTATTTGACGATGTTTCCTTCTTCTAATGATGTTTATTGCTTATGCACTACTCTATATGTATTGCAGTTCAAATCTGAAATCCTTGCGCATACCAGAAAACTGGAAGTTGGAGCACACAGAGATCTACGACATACGCTTTCAATTTATAGCTACTCCTAATATCGTATGCAGGCTGGTTGCAATTCCATCAGGAGACTTGTTGATTATTAATTTTGATCCTTTAATTGACCATAGGAAGACTTATTCCATTTGCGTACAGACTCTGAAGTATATTAATCCTTTCTCCGGCGATCTCTGCGATCGATATATAAATCTAAAAGAAATATCGCTCAGGTACGATAAGCTAACTCTAAGTTTATGTAAGCAGTGGGATAACACAGTTTGTTCACTAATTATATAATAGGTTTAAAGATTCTGTGATCATTCCACTGCGCGCAGATGTTGCAGCTAGAGAAGGAGTAGCTGTTCCCAGCTTACAGCACCTTCCGCTCGAGTTGAGGGAAAAGATCATGGGTATGCTAAATGTCCGTGATCGGACTAATTTGTTAGAGATCTTAGGATAATTCCTTTGGATTTGTTGAAACTCGACACAGAGGAGATCTAATGACTGATTTTGATGAACATCTGTTTTTCACTTATTCTATTCTATCTCCCTTTCGTGGAGCAtaataaatgaaaaaggaatgtaaggagatatattataatatgtatGAGATAATTAAGCGATTGTACAATATAGGTACAGATTTCAGTGGCGAGCTTTGCAGTACGTAAAAATTACAGAACAGTTATAAgagaattaataataattctgaAGAATGTGAATTTTGACATCCATGTATAGAACTATTTTTTCTGTACAGATATTAAACGTCGTAACGTAATTTTTACGACTTGTAACTTATTTTTGTACTTTTTCGGTATGATTTCACGAGGGTGAATTCTTCTCCCTGTCTGTCATTCAGCGAAAGAATCGCACCAATGTTAAACTGAAGTCTATTCCTAAAGCTTTGGAGTGTTtcaaatgttttatttgtataaaatgttgatttatagtttatttatataaaaaatattcgagTAAAGCATCAGTATAAAATCGTACATATACTTCGTACAGAAAAGCGAATTATATTTTACAGTTACGAAAAAAAAACTCATATATAAATAACGGAAAATAAAGATTTAATACTTCAATCATTGAACGTAAACGAGTAACGTTTTCTCCACAATTGTCAATGGTCTATTAAGAGATTTGCCGGAGGTAAGGACACGGTCCCGTGACCGGAAACTGGCTGTGGCAGTGCAGAAACGCCCTTCATCCATTTCTCGATGTCGCAGCAGTAACACTCCACATTGTTTAGCGTTTTCAGGAATACTGTGGTCACACCGCCGATAATTAACAGCTGCTCACCTGAGAAATAATGCATCTCCAATTTACTTGACACAACTTTCAACCTATGTAATTTTTGTACGAGTATGGCCTTTTAATATCAATCTAATTGATGCCAAGATTGGGTTACTTTCAACCCATACCGGAACCTTTTGTAATATTTGCTCTAGACGAATAATTTATCCATCGTTAACTTAACactatttattttttagttgTGTAGCTCTGGTTTACGAGTGATTTTGCAtgtgtacagggtgattctgggaactgggacaagttactgctctttttcaAGTGATAGAGGAAAGAATCGTATGTAATAACACGTCCTAATAATCCATTAACGATTcaagtgcaattgcacctggcgggtgcatcagtgcatccacataaaaaataaggttATAGGAAGTTAGGACGTATTTTATgactaaacagcggatctttacgcaaaatacagatcttctacccgaattgcgacaaactggagcgaaatagaaatttattttctttcttaatatgtttaatagctagaaaataatatataatttctactcttttaaattacacctactcattttgtcataaatgcatcaaatccgctgtttaattaCGATACAGTTTCCACAATAATTCAGTATAACTGCTGGTAGGTTTTGAGGTATGGTTCAAGAGTGATTCAAAATATCCGAGATTTCAAGTCGGAGAACCTATTGATCCGATGGAGTGTCCGTGTCTGGCGATGGACATTTTTGCTCGCTCCTTCCAGACGCATTCGTTCCCGTCCCAAACATCGATGTCGTCGATGCTTTGAGTGGTGATCTCGCTGGTCGAGGCTCCTCCGATCGCGTAAAGACAATCGGACATGACATAGAACGAAGCGAAGCACCTGGGCGACCTCAAAGGCACTGCTTTCAGCCACCTGGAACCGCGTTCAGATAACAGCCACCGGCGTTTAAAACGCGGACGCAAGTAAATCAAGCGTTTAATCTGGGTAATGGGCACTCGAGATAGAGAATATCGAGCTAACAAATTTTTGATCGGGTCGTAGCACTCGACGTCCTTAGAGAACATCtctttcttcgattttgtcatcCCGCCAGCGACCCAGATAAGATCCCGATATTTCACGCTGGCAGGTCCCACCCTGGCGGTCTGCATCGGTTGCATCTCCCTCCACGTGGAATCCGTCGGATCGAAAGCCTCCATCGTCCTCAGAGTTCTGTAACGTGGAAATAACAATTGTTTGTTACGTGAATTGGGTACCTTATATCTTCCGGGATCTGCTTCTGCGAGGATTTTGCTCGCTAAAATGTGTAGAGATTCGATAATGTAAAGACGGGGtatttcagtaatcaaaaacgctagataaaagataaaTCAAGggcgcaatcgccctcaaagtcctatttttacatctCATTTTACattgcagctttatgcttcggaataatgcaaattacgctgtcgaataatgcgaattacgtctgaaatgtaaaaataggacttttgagggcgactgcggcctagcttgatgttttatctagcgcttttgactactgaaaacccccttgcaatcctggaaacgtttAAAAAGTTTAAAACAGTCCTTTGTCCTTTTTGTTGTCCAGTACAATTTCGTCAAATACAGGCAGAATCCTCCTCCAGAGAGGATCGCCGCATCCACGGAACACCGTGTATAATGAAATCAGTTGCAGAAAATCAGCGATAATGAAATTATCCACGAGCGACCGGTTAGGTACGCGGTAATTGAATAAAACAGGTGGAAGTGCTCGTAATTAGCCGTAGACGGCGTGAAAATAAATAGCGAGAAAAATGAAAGGAAAGTCATGCCCGCGGACGTAATTATGCTCTCTGTAACAACTTACATCCCGTTCCTGCCTTGCCCTCCCATCGCGTACATTTTCCCGTGACTGACCACCAATCCGAAGTCCTTTCTGGCTGTCAGCATGCCAGGTTCATTGAACCAAGTCCTGGTAGTCGGGTCGTAGCTCCAGACGCTGCCGACCGCAGTGCTCTTTCTGTGCACTTTGTCTTCCAGGGGATCCGCTCCGCCTAACAATACGTTCTctcctttatttatattttagctCTAACGAGAAACGTTTTTCTCTCCGTTACACACGGGATGAGAGAATGGAGAACGTTGCGCGGGCAACTCCCACTAACGTTCGCTATTATTCTGCTACACCCCTGGCGGAAAACGTTCGATTAACATCGCGAATCATTTTGCCGTATATCATACAC contains:
- the LOC143208078 gene encoding uncharacterized protein LOC143208078, yielding MSSMSEPIYAEDSTITKLAPSLQQILKDLKGNATHHDYLVALLIVLSAECGFRVSTSDTHDSQCSNLKSLRIPENWKLEHTEIYDIRFQFIATPNIVCRLVAIPSGDLLIINFDPLIDHRKTYSICVQTLKYINPFSGDLCDRYINLKEISLRFKDSVIIPLRADVAAREGVAVPSLQHLPLELREKIMGMLNVRDRTNLLEILG